A window of Apodemus sylvaticus chromosome 9, mApoSyl1.1, whole genome shotgun sequence contains these coding sequences:
- the LOC127692032 gene encoding dynein axonemal assembly factor 6, translating into MEWEHAEAENVETGNLEAKTKEAKNVPLETLSSASALRALSSLLNPEEEDGFDFEQGQCSFTIGAMGPGNIGPPKAKESKAIPEPRSDESENIWSPEEVPEGAEHDDIWDVREIPDYEIVFQQTVGTEDVYLGLTRKDPSTACCQELVVKIKLPNTNPSEIQIDIQEMLLDLRTPKNKLLVNFPQPVERNSAKASYIWEAETLEVRMTLQRDWDFSVS; encoded by the coding sequence ATGGAATGGGAACATGCAGAAGCTGAGAACGTGGAAACAGGGAATTTGGAAGCAAAAACCAAGGAAGCTAAAAATGTGCCATTAGAGACACTGTCCTCTGCCTCGGCCCTTCGAGCACTATCCAGTCTCCTGAATCCAGAAGAAGAGGATGGTTTTGATTTTGAACAGGGGCAATGCTCATTTACTATTGGAGCCATGGGCCCTGGGAATATTGGACCGCCTAAAGCAAAAGAGTCCAAAGCCATTCCTGAACCCAGGAGTGATGAAAGTGAGAATatctggagtccagaagaggttcCAGAGGGAGCAGAGCATGATGATATATGGGATGTTCGAGAAATCCCAGATTATGAGATTGTATTCCAGCAAACTGTGGGAACTGAGGACGTATACCTAGGATTAACAAGAAAGGATCCTTCAACCGCATGCTGCCAGGAGCTGGTGGTGAAAATTAAACTGCCCAATACGAACCCGTCTGAAATTCAAATTGACATCCAAGAGATGCTCCTTGATCTTCGCACACCTAAAAACAAGCTGTTAGTAAACTTTCCCCAGCCCGTGGAACGCAACAGCGCTAAGGCATCCTACATCTGGGAAGCTGAAACACTCGAAGTCAGGATGACCCTCCAAAGGGATTGGGATTTTAGTGTTTCCTGA